Proteins from one Clostridium cellulovorans 743B genomic window:
- a CDS encoding DUF421 domain-containing protein encodes MELLRVVLTSIGSVVALFILTKIIGNRQMSQVSMFDYINGITIGSIAAEMATSLSDDYIRPLIAMIVYAIVSVAFSILTSKSIKFRRILTGETLILFDQGKLFEANFKKAKLDLSEFLTQCRNSGFFNLSNIETAVLESNGKISFLPVSLQRPATPSDLNLKVQQEKLVVNIIIDGKVLKDNLKFTGKDEKWLGKQLKNQGISDVSQVFLATCDDKKDLSVYVKIKKNMSRDMFE; translated from the coding sequence ATGGAGTTGTTGAGAGTTGTACTTACATCTATCGGATCAGTTGTTGCACTTTTTATTTTGACTAAAATCATTGGAAATCGGCAGATGTCACAAGTAAGTATGTTTGACTATATTAATGGAATTACCATTGGTTCTATCGCAGCAGAAATGGCTACGTCACTAAGCGATGATTATATAAGACCATTAATTGCAATGATAGTATATGCAATAGTATCAGTAGCTTTTTCCATTTTAACTTCTAAATCAATAAAGTTTAGAAGAATATTAACAGGAGAAACCCTTATTCTTTTTGACCAAGGAAAACTCTTTGAAGCAAACTTTAAGAAAGCAAAACTCGATCTTAGTGAGTTTTTGACACAATGTAGAAATAGTGGATTTTTCAATTTATCTAATATTGAAACTGCTGTTTTAGAATCAAATGGGAAGATTAGTTTTCTTCCAGTATCATTACAAAGACCAGCAACGCCAAGTGACTTAAATCTAAAGGTTCAACAAGAAAAATTAGTGGTAAATATAATCATAGATGGTAAAGTTCTGAAGGATAATCTCAAATTCACTGGTAAGGATGAGAAATGGCTTGGAAAGCAATTAAAAAATCAAGGAATTTCAGATGTTTCACAAGTATTTCTTGCCACCTGTGATGACAAGAAGGATCTAAGTGTTTATGTAAAAATAAAAAAGAATATGAGCCGTGATATGTTTGAATAA
- a CDS encoding TrpB-like pyridoxal phosphate-dependent enzyme: MKKVPHRLYLTEDQMPKQWYNLRADMKEQPEPMLNPANFEPAKEEDLYPVFCKELARQEMDSTTRYFDIPEPILDMYKIYRPSPLIRAYNLEKALGTPAKIYYKFEGNNTSGSHKLNSAIAQAYYAKEQGLTSLTTETGAGQWGTALSEACSYYDIPLTVYMVKVSYNQKPYRKAIIQTFGADVIPSPSDTTNAGRAILESDPNTGGSLGCAISEAVEKAVTTEGCRYVLGSVLNQVLLHQSIIGLEAKAAMDILGEYPDVVIGCAGGGSNLGGLIAPYMQDKLLGKANPRILAVEPASCPSLTRGRYAYDFCDTGKVTPLAKMYTLGSGFVPSGNHAGGLRYHGMSPVLSKLYHDGYMDAISVEQTKVFEAAVFFAKNETILPAPESAHAIRAAIDEAIKCKETGEAKTILFGLTGTGYFDMTAYTSYHEGKMTDYIPSDEELKIGFNGLPKIPGIQE; the protein is encoded by the coding sequence ATGAAAAAAGTACCACATAGATTATACTTGACTGAAGATCAAATGCCAAAACAATGGTATAACCTTAGAGCAGATATGAAAGAACAACCAGAACCAATGCTAAACCCTGCTAACTTTGAACCTGCTAAAGAGGAAGATTTATATCCTGTATTTTGTAAAGAACTTGCAAGACAAGAAATGGATTCTACAACAAGATATTTTGATATACCAGAACCAATTCTAGATATGTACAAGATTTACAGACCATCACCACTTATTCGTGCATACAATTTAGAAAAAGCTCTTGGAACACCAGCAAAAATTTACTATAAGTTTGAAGGAAATAATACCTCAGGTAGCCATAAACTTAATTCTGCTATTGCTCAAGCATATTATGCTAAAGAACAAGGACTTACAAGTCTAACAACTGAAACTGGAGCTGGTCAGTGGGGAACTGCTCTATCAGAAGCTTGTTCTTATTATGATATACCTTTAACTGTATATATGGTAAAAGTTTCATATAATCAAAAACCTTATCGTAAAGCAATTATTCAAACCTTTGGAGCGGATGTAATTCCAAGTCCAAGTGACACTACTAATGCGGGACGTGCTATTTTAGAATCAGACCCTAATACTGGTGGTAGCCTTGGTTGTGCTATTTCAGAGGCAGTAGAGAAAGCTGTCACTACAGAAGGTTGTAGATATGTTTTAGGTTCAGTACTAAATCAAGTTTTACTTCATCAATCAATTATCGGTTTAGAAGCCAAAGCTGCTATGGATATATTAGGTGAATATCCAGACGTTGTAATAGGCTGTGCTGGTGGTGGTTCTAATTTAGGAGGACTTATCGCACCTTACATGCAAGATAAATTACTTGGAAAAGCAAACCCTAGAATTCTTGCGGTTGAACCTGCATCTTGTCCTTCATTAACTCGTGGAAGATACGCTTACGACTTCTGCGATACAGGAAAGGTAACACCACTTGCAAAAATGTATACATTAGGTAGTGGATTTGTTCCTTCTGGTAATCACGCTGGTGGACTTAGATATCATGGAATGTCTCCAGTTCTTTCAAAGCTTTATCATGATGGCTACATGGATGCAATATCAGTTGAACAAACAAAGGTATTTGAAGCAGCTGTATTCTTTGCTAAGAATGAAACAATTCTTCCAGCACCAGAATCCGCTCATGCAATCCGTGCTGCTATAGATGAAGCTATAAAATGCAAAGAAACTGGCGAAGCAAAAACTATTTTATTTGGTCTTACAGGTACTGGTTACTTCGATATGACTGCTTACACATCATATCACGAAGGAAAAATGACCGATTATATACCTTCAGACGAAGAATTAAAAATTGGTTTTAATGGCCTTCCAAAAATTCCTGGAATTCAAGAATAA
- a CDS encoding chemotaxis protein — MKSNILLESGTGELEIVEFLIGEKHYAINVIKIKEIINISSDKLTKLPESHKAIAGVILNRKEILTVVDLKYVIEGKKSDQFSKLIVCEFNKIKVAFIIDNVIRVQRIKWEEILKPDDISTNSLVVGNIIMNDTIILMLDFEKIITDINPSTGISEERISKVGFKDRSAIKLVIADDSALIRELLRDTLHSAGFSSLTTFDDGKQALNYLNNLVREKGERFTEDVQVLITDIEMPQMDGHTLTRNVKEDPILSRLPVIIFSSLITDDLKHKGLSVKADGQLSKPEVGELVDLIDRLIEKNNLIVKK; from the coding sequence ATGAAAAGTAATATATTACTTGAATCAGGTACTGGAGAATTAGAAATAGTTGAATTTTTAATCGGTGAGAAGCATTATGCTATTAATGTTATAAAGATTAAAGAGATAATCAATATTAGTTCAGATAAGTTGACAAAACTTCCAGAGTCCCACAAAGCTATTGCAGGGGTAATTTTAAACAGAAAAGAGATTTTAACTGTTGTAGACTTAAAATATGTTATCGAGGGCAAAAAAAGTGATCAGTTCTCAAAATTGATTGTGTGTGAATTCAACAAAATAAAGGTGGCATTTATAATAGACAACGTTATAAGAGTTCAAAGGATAAAATGGGAAGAGATTTTAAAACCAGATGATATATCAACTAATTCATTAGTAGTTGGAAATATCATTATGAATGACACTATAATACTTATGTTAGACTTTGAAAAAATCATTACTGATATAAATCCAAGCACAGGTATAAGCGAGGAAAGAATCTCAAAGGTTGGATTTAAAGATAGGAGTGCTATAAAGCTTGTTATTGCAGACGATTCAGCACTTATAAGAGAATTACTTAGAGATACCTTGCATTCAGCAGGCTTTAGTAGCTTAACAACTTTTGATGATGGAAAGCAAGCTTTAAATTACTTAAATAATCTTGTAAGGGAAAAAGGGGAGAGATTCACTGAGGATGTGCAAGTATTAATTACTGATATAGAAATGCCACAAATGGATGGTCATACTTTAACTAGAAATGTTAAGGAAGATCCAATTCTAAGCAGACTTCCAGTTATTATTTTCTCATCCTTAATTACAGATGATTTAAAACATAAAGGTTTATCTGTTAAAGCAGATGGTCAGCTAAGTAAACCTGAAGTTGGGGAATTAGTTGATTTGATTGATAGATTAATAGAAAAGAACAATCTCATCGTTAAGAAGTAA
- a CDS encoding Wadjet anti-phage system protein JetD domain-containing protein — MRSYKEFLINSLLDSYERSSLYKGTSQKDHKIYFYFNKKNIKEYFDDTDLRYKKKIDADCEELGKRGFIEIVREETSEENVIEKVALNIEKLKECYKYVNRIEKSAIESDILNILVPYLEREDLLGEFSREISERIISKISVKKYFDLEKLQDVQDLLIALDYVVVQKKEILKKEFSAKVFGNSERYEEIENKVLRVLKDFGKEDYVRDYNICSYYSQIHMKGYIKIKTKKNFLDISEFLEGIALSSRDLSLIEEIKILDQQVTVVESLTAFHKCDETDGVFICLGGMQNFIRQELLTKILNNNRECSYYYYGNIDVESLRIYNYLRGKTNIEFQPTNMAKEVLIHNRSCCKELSVNDRKCLTEILEDEKYKEFYSLINFMLQENIKLEYERA; from the coding sequence ATGAGGAGTTATAAAGAATTTCTAATAAATTCATTACTTGATTCCTATGAGAGGAGTTCATTATATAAAGGTACTTCTCAAAAGGATCATAAAATATATTTTTATTTTAATAAAAAGAATATTAAAGAATATTTTGATGACACAGATTTAAGATATAAGAAAAAAATAGACGCTGACTGCGAAGAATTGGGGAAAAGAGGTTTTATTGAAATTGTAAGAGAAGAAACCTCAGAGGAAAATGTAATAGAAAAGGTAGCTCTTAATATTGAAAAATTAAAAGAGTGTTATAAATATGTAAATAGAATTGAAAAATCAGCTATAGAGAGTGATATATTGAATATATTAGTACCCTATTTAGAGCGAGAAGACTTGCTTGGAGAATTTTCTAGGGAGATTTCAGAACGGATAATTAGTAAGATTTCCGTTAAAAAATATTTTGATCTTGAAAAGCTTCAGGATGTCCAAGATCTGCTAATAGCGTTAGATTATGTAGTGGTGCAGAAAAAAGAAATACTTAAAAAAGAGTTTTCTGCAAAAGTTTTTGGAAATTCAGAAAGATATGAAGAAATTGAAAATAAAGTTTTAAGAGTATTAAAGGATTTTGGAAAAGAAGATTATGTTAGGGATTATAATATCTGTAGCTACTATTCACAGATACATATGAAAGGGTATATTAAGATAAAGACAAAAAAGAATTTTCTAGATATAAGTGAATTTTTAGAAGGAATAGCTCTTAGTTCTAGAGATTTATCTCTTATAGAAGAAATTAAGATTTTAGACCAACAAGTAACAGTAGTTGAAAGTCTCACTGCTTTTCATAAATGTGATGAAACTGATGGTGTCTTTATATGTTTAGGTGGAATGCAAAATTTTATTAGGCAAGAACTGTTAACAAAGATTCTTAATAATAATAGAGAATGTAGCTATTATTATTACGGAAATATTGATGTAGAGAGCTTAAGAATATATAATTACTTAAGGGGAAAAACAAATATTGAATTTCAGCCTACTAACATGGCAAAAGAAGTGTTAATTCATAATAGAAGTTGTTGTAAAGAACTTAGTGTAAATGATAGGAAATGTTTAACCGAGATTTTAGAGGATGAAAAATACAAAGAGTTTTATTCTTTAATTAACTTTATGCTTCAAGAAAACATTAAGTTGGAATACGAAAGAGCTTAA
- the ilvA gene encoding threonine ammonia-lyase — translation MEHFSKNSVDDKVLTLNDILEARSRIRNICINTNLIYSYEFSKESGNEVYIKPENLQITGAFKLRGALNKISKLSDDKKQKGLIASSAGNHAQGIAYAANKLGIKATIVMPETTPLIKVQATENYGAKVVLKGKVYDDAYEEARKLERENGYTFVHPFDDLDVMAGQGTIALEIIEELKDVDAILVPIGGGGLISGIAVAAKALNPEIKIIGVQADGANPMKRSFDLGKLVFAETIDTIADGAAVKNPGEQTFKVIKEYVDEIITVSDQELMEAVYILLEKHKLVAEATGVMSLAALNKLNFKGKKIVSIISGGNIDIVTMSALLNHGLLSRGRILCFSVKLKDTPGQLLEIAKILSDMKANVIKLDHNQFKAIDRLKHVVLEVTVETNGHDHIEKIIKALNEQGYNVEKIY, via the coding sequence ATGGAGCATTTTTCTAAAAATAGTGTTGATGATAAAGTATTAACCTTAAATGATATATTAGAGGCGAGAAGTAGAATCAGAAATATATGTATAAATACAAATTTGATTTATAGTTATGAGTTTAGTAAAGAAAGTGGAAATGAGGTTTATATTAAGCCAGAGAATTTGCAGATAACTGGAGCATTTAAACTTAGAGGTGCTTTAAATAAAATATCAAAACTAAGTGACGATAAAAAGCAAAAAGGACTAATAGCATCTTCAGCAGGAAATCATGCTCAAGGAATAGCTTACGCTGCAAATAAGTTAGGAATCAAAGCAACCATTGTTATGCCAGAAACCACGCCATTAATAAAGGTTCAAGCTACTGAAAATTATGGAGCTAAAGTTGTGCTTAAAGGAAAAGTATATGATGATGCTTATGAAGAAGCAAGAAAGCTAGAAAGAGAAAATGGATATACTTTTGTTCATCCTTTTGATGATCTGGATGTGATGGCAGGTCAAGGGACTATTGCTTTAGAAATTATTGAAGAACTAAAGGATGTAGATGCAATCCTTGTACCAATAGGCGGTGGAGGATTAATCAGTGGAATAGCTGTTGCTGCCAAAGCACTTAATCCGGAAATAAAAATTATTGGTGTTCAAGCGGATGGAGCAAATCCAATGAAGCGTTCCTTTGATCTTGGGAAGCTTGTTTTTGCTGAAACAATAGATACCATTGCTGATGGAGCTGCTGTAAAAAATCCCGGAGAACAGACTTTTAAGGTTATAAAAGAATATGTGGACGAAATCATAACTGTTAGTGACCAAGAACTAATGGAAGCTGTTTATATTCTTTTAGAGAAACATAAGCTTGTGGCTGAAGCAACAGGAGTGATGTCTTTGGCAGCCCTTAATAAATTAAATTTTAAAGGGAAAAAAATAGTTTCGATAATTAGTGGTGGTAATATAGATATAGTTACTATGTCTGCTCTTTTAAACCATGGTCTTCTTTCTAGGGGGAGGATTTTATGTTTTTCTGTTAAGCTTAAGGATACTCCAGGTCAACTTTTAGAAATAGCAAAAATTTTATCTGATATGAAGGCAAATGTAATAAAACTTGATCATAATCAGTTTAAAGCGATAGATAGATTAAAACATGTGGTTTTGGAAGTAACTGTAGAGACTAATGGACATGATCATATTGAGAAAATCATAAAAGCATTAAATGAACAAGGATATAATGTAGAGAAGATTTATTAA
- a CDS encoding methyl-accepting chemotaxis protein — MYFFIYHGKINVDLLIIHDVEWATLFENDNVKYTIGGIVMGFLINKLKIKYKISILIAIFIFGFSIFALYSINTLTKIKVNGPIYDEIIEGKDLVADILPPPEYIIEAYLTTMQMVNETSDSKVKDYKEKMEKLKDDYEERHKVWVENLDEGETKTLMTESAYVAAEEFFNIYKTEFLPAIEKGDKNTANSLTYGKLAVAYNMHRENIDKVVVLANDNNVRIEKQANAYINRTMTITAILIIAMILLLVFISTVIIKQITKPIKTTTEMLRDIASGNGDLTKRLEVISKDEIGDMSKYFNLFIENVHCIVKAVMIQSKELDSLFRAVAKNIDDLNKNIIDISEITDEISESMQETAAATEEINASAFEIENDINRFSSIANEGYTASEKINARAEKVNENSLLAQKKLKEVYEITHIKMVEALEQSKSIEKITEMLNRILQISNQTNILALNANIEAARAGEHGKGFAVVADEVRNLASESNEAAKDIQSTISIILESVRNLSQSSSEVLEFIDTQVVNDYETLVSTSEQYSKDAGYYSKLSENISIRSRELLDAVKNVTLAIEDITKANNEGADGSADIANKTTIVAENSQVVLSNVNGAKASVHKLSKMIANFNV; from the coding sequence TTGTATTTTTTTATATATCATGGTAAAATAAATGTTGACTTACTTATTATTCATGATGTGGAGTGGGCAACATTATTTGAAAATGATAATGTAAAATATACCATTGGGGGAATAGTAATGGGTTTTTTAATCAACAAACTGAAAATAAAGTATAAGATAAGTATCTTAATTGCAATCTTTATCTTTGGATTTAGTATTTTTGCTTTGTATTCTATTAATACATTGACAAAAATTAAGGTGAATGGACCAATTTACGATGAGATCATCGAAGGAAAAGATTTGGTTGCTGACATATTACCGCCGCCTGAATATATCATAGAAGCGTACTTAACTACCATGCAGATGGTAAATGAAACAAGTGATTCAAAAGTTAAAGATTATAAGGAAAAGATGGAAAAGTTGAAGGATGATTATGAAGAAAGACATAAGGTCTGGGTCGAAAATTTAGATGAAGGGGAAACCAAGACTCTAATGACTGAAAGCGCTTATGTAGCAGCAGAAGAATTCTTTAATATATATAAAACAGAGTTTTTACCTGCAATAGAAAAGGGTGATAAAAACACTGCAAATAGTCTTACTTATGGAAAACTAGCAGTTGCTTATAATATGCACAGAGAGAATATTGATAAGGTAGTAGTATTAGCTAATGATAACAATGTTAGAATTGAAAAGCAAGCAAATGCGTATATAAATAGGACGATGACTATTACAGCAATTCTAATTATAGCAATGATACTGTTACTTGTATTTATCTCAACAGTAATTATAAAGCAAATTACGAAGCCAATAAAAACAACTACGGAGATGCTGAGAGATATTGCCAGTGGAAATGGAGATTTAACAAAGCGCTTGGAAGTCATTAGTAAAGATGAGATTGGAGATATGTCAAAGTACTTTAATTTATTTATTGAGAATGTTCATTGCATAGTTAAAGCAGTAATGATTCAATCAAAAGAATTAGATTCTCTGTTTAGGGCTGTTGCAAAAAATATTGATGACCTGAATAAAAATATTATTGATATATCGGAAATTACTGATGAAATCAGTGAGAGTATGCAAGAGACTGCTGCTGCAACAGAAGAAATTAATGCTTCTGCCTTTGAAATTGAAAATGACATTAATAGATTCTCGAGTATCGCTAATGAGGGATACACTGCCTCGGAGAAAATTAATGCTAGAGCTGAGAAGGTAAATGAAAATTCATTGTTAGCTCAGAAAAAACTAAAGGAAGTTTATGAGATAACTCATATTAAGATGGTTGAAGCTTTAGAACAATCGAAATCTATTGAAAAGATAACAGAAATGTTAAATAGAATATTACAAATTTCAAATCAAACTAATATTTTAGCTTTGAACGCAAATATCGAGGCAGCTAGAGCAGGGGAACATGGGAAAGGTTTTGCTGTAGTAGCTGATGAAGTGAGAAATTTGGCTTCTGAATCAAATGAAGCTGCTAAAGATATTCAAAGTACTATAAGTATAATTTTGGAATCAGTTCGAAACTTATCTCAAAGTTCAAGTGAAGTATTAGAATTTATAGATACTCAAGTTGTCAATGATTATGAGACGCTTGTTTCAACAAGTGAGCAATACAGCAAAGATGCCGGATATTATAGCAAGCTTTCAGAGAATATTAGCATCAGATCAAGAGAATTGCTAGATGCAGTTAAAAATGTTACTTTAGCAATTGAAGATATTACAAAGGCAAATAATGAAGGTGCTGATGGAAGCGCAGACATAGCAAATAAAACTACTATTGTTGCTGAAAACTCTCAAGTTGTATTAAGTAATGTAAATGGAGCCAAGGCATCAGTACATAAGCTATCTAAAATGATTGCAAATTTTAATGTATAG
- a CDS encoding YhgE/Pip domain-containing protein yields the protein MNLFKIGGHDIKNIFTKRYLRIAVPAIIITPLLYSLLYLYAFWDPYNKLEDMPVAVVNLDQGATQDGKDVNYGKDIVENLKDNSEVGWKFVSKEEADNGLENNEFYAKFEIPKDFSKKVTSAKDSTPTTADLNFVCDEKKNFLAANLNHIVEAQLKETITRNISNNYVSGTFDKLYEVKDGMVKAADGNKQLKDGLDQLNGKVPKVGEKDPSGIPKLYDGQVALNSGILQLNDGLQLMNNGKPELEDGINQLSTKVPLLYKGQNDLNSGISLLNNGLKKMNDGKPELEDGINQLSTKVPLLYKGQSDLNSGIKQITGGLGVLLYKGIPTIKEGSDKLSDGTTKLIDGQTKLDSGISKFNASLGELNKGVSNLSDGISKAKDSTDLLSKGSSALYDGFSKKLSPSIDGISSGLSQMNSLITSGAADVTKLNSGATSLSNASDSINTASDQSAQALTNLITAVKNIPESERISLGLSDAQLATLKTQLTGYTDSVKQYSTSAKTMSQGTINLTNTVQSIGTNIDKLNTGASQLKTGSTTFGNNLSDLNNGLTALNSGFLVANEGAKALSDGASKASLASSELLKGSNTLLKSQQDLKLGIDTYGSSVNSSLTNSVGKLFEGSSNAFVGSNKLVKGSTDLKVGVDKLSSKSPALIAGISDAYSGSNRLLNGSNQLVDGTTLLKDGVDRLSSKAPELIDGITRAASGSAQLADGSNQLVNGQKEAKDAVQKLDDGSTELYNKTDEGAKKLTDGLKNSSEDMGEFVSEPLSFNISPTNPVPNYGTGFAPYFIALSLWIGAIMMSFVIHSRTEEFKEASKFHKVFGKFISFGFIGILQAICVGAIVLALGLHPTNTVLYFALILLFALVFISIAQFFISMVGDAGRLICIILLILQLTACAGTFPLELVPGFFKVLNPFMPFTYVVESLKEAISATSINYSVVGKDVLILTIIMIVFLTATVMLRNFGERTQEAIDRRKSQAK from the coding sequence ATGAATCTTTTTAAAATTGGAGGACATGATATTAAAAATATTTTTACAAAAAGATATTTAAGAATAGCAGTGCCGGCAATTATCATCACTCCACTGCTATACTCTTTATTATATCTTTACGCCTTTTGGGATCCCTACAATAAACTAGAGGACATGCCTGTCGCAGTAGTTAACCTAGACCAAGGTGCCACTCAAGACGGCAAAGATGTAAATTATGGTAAAGATATAGTAGAAAATTTAAAAGATAATAGTGAAGTAGGTTGGAAATTTGTTTCAAAAGAAGAAGCAGATAACGGCCTAGAAAACAATGAATTTTACGCCAAATTTGAGATTCCAAAGGATTTCTCAAAGAAGGTAACTAGTGCTAAAGATTCTACTCCAACAACAGCAGATTTAAACTTTGTATGTGATGAGAAAAAGAACTTTTTAGCAGCTAACTTAAATCATATCGTAGAAGCACAGTTAAAAGAAACTATAACACGTAATATATCTAATAACTATGTTTCTGGTACTTTTGATAAGTTATATGAAGTAAAAGATGGTATGGTTAAAGCAGCAGATGGTAACAAACAACTTAAAGATGGCTTAGATCAGCTAAATGGAAAGGTTCCAAAAGTTGGTGAAAAAGATCCTTCTGGAATTCCTAAATTATACGATGGACAAGTTGCTCTTAATTCTGGAATTTTACAATTAAATGATGGTTTACAACTAATGAATAATGGTAAGCCAGAACTTGAAGATGGTATAAACCAACTTTCTACTAAAGTTCCACTTTTATACAAAGGTCAAAATGACCTTAACTCCGGAATTTCACTATTGAATAATGGATTAAAGAAAATGAATGATGGCAAACCAGAGCTTGAAGATGGTATAAATCAATTATCTACTAAAGTTCCACTATTATATAAAGGTCAAAGCGATCTTAATTCTGGTATAAAGCAAATAACAGGAGGATTAGGTGTATTATTATATAAGGGAATTCCTACAATAAAAGAAGGGTCGGATAAGCTTAGTGATGGAACAACAAAATTAATTGATGGCCAAACTAAGTTAGACTCTGGAATTTCAAAATTTAATGCTTCCTTAGGAGAATTAAATAAAGGCGTCTCTAACCTAAGTGATGGGATTAGTAAAGCTAAAGATTCAACTGATCTATTATCTAAAGGCAGCAGTGCTTTATACGATGGTTTCTCAAAGAAACTGTCTCCATCAATTGATGGAATCAGTTCTGGGTTATCTCAGATGAATTCTTTAATCACTTCAGGTGCGGCTGATGTTACGAAGTTAAATAGTGGAGCTACTTCATTATCAAATGCTAGTGATTCTATAAATACTGCTTCAGATCAATCAGCCCAAGCTTTAACTAATCTTATCACGGCAGTAAAAAATATACCTGAAAGTGAAAGAATTAGTTTAGGCTTAAGTGATGCCCAATTAGCTACCTTAAAAACTCAGTTAACTGGCTATACTGATTCAGTAAAACAATATTCAACTTCAGCAAAGACGATGTCACAAGGTACAATTAATTTAACAAACACTGTACAATCAATCGGTACAAATATAGACAAATTAAATACTGGTGCATCTCAACTTAAAACTGGTTCTACTACCTTTGGTAATAACTTAAGTGATTTAAATAACGGTTTAACTGCTTTAAATTCTGGATTTTTAGTAGCTAATGAAGGTGCTAAAGCTTTAAGTGATGGTGCATCAAAAGCTTCTTTAGCTAGTTCAGAATTATTAAAAGGTTCAAACACCTTGCTTAAAAGTCAACAAGATCTAAAACTTGGTATTGATACTTATGGTTCAAGTGTTAATTCAAGTTTAACTAACAGCGTTGGGAAACTGTTTGAAGGATCATCTAATGCATTTGTTGGTTCAAATAAATTAGTTAAAGGTTCTACAGACTTAAAAGTTGGTGTTGATAAACTATCTTCAAAATCTCCAGCTTTAATTGCTGGTATTTCAGATGCATATTCCGGTTCTAATAGATTACTTAATGGATCCAATCAATTAGTTGACGGTACTACACTATTAAAAGATGGTGTTGATAGATTATCTTCAAAGGCTCCAGAATTAATTGATGGTATTACAAGAGCAGCTTCAGGTAGTGCACAATTAGCAGACGGTTCTAATCAATTAGTCAATGGACAAAAAGAAGCAAAAGACGCTGTTCAAAAGTTAGATGACGGTTCAACTGAACTTTATAACAAAACTGATGAAGGAGCTAAAAAGCTTACTGATGGTTTAAAAAATAGCTCAGAAGACATGGGTGAATTCGTTTCTGAACCACTAAGCTTTAATATTTCACCAACAAATCCAGTTCCAAACTACGGAACAGGTTTTGCACCATACTTTATAGCTCTTTCTTTATGGATTGGAGCAATAATGATGTCTTTCGTTATTCATTCAAGAACTGAAGAATTTAAAGAAGCATCAAAATTCCATAAAGTATTTGGGAAATTTATTTCCTTTGGCTTTATAGGTATACTTCAAGCAATCTGTGTTGGTGCAATAGTATTGGCTTTAGGATTACACCCTACTAACACTGTATTGTACTTTGCACTAATATTACTCTTTGCTCTAGTATTTATTTCCATTGCACAATTCTTTATATCAATGGTTGGAGATGCTGGAAGACTTATATGCATAATATTATTGATACTTCAGTTAACTGCTTGTGCAGGTACTTTCCCATTAGAACTTGTACCTGGATTCTTTAAGGTTCTCAACCCATTTATGCCATTCACATACGTGGTAGAGTCATTAAAAGAAGCAATTTCAGCTACATCAATAAATTACAGCGTAGTTGGTAAAGATGTACTTATCTTAACTATAATAATGATAGTATTCTTAACAGCAACAGTAATGTTGAGAAACTTTGGAGAAAGAACTCAAGAAGCTATTGATAGAAGAAAATCTCAAGCAAAGTAA